The segment CAGAGTCGCCTGCCCGCAGCGGTACGTTGGCCTGAGAGATTCTGAGGGAGAAGTTGCTCCTTCGGCGCCCTGTCACCAGGGGCTCTCCCGCAGCGGATGAGCGGCGAAATATGCGGTTGTCGCTGGTGAAGCTATCCAGGCCAGGATAGCCGCGTCAACCGGTGTAAAGCTTGTCGAGCAGGTGAGCATTGCGTTGCTCGACGATGCGCCGGCGCAGTTTCAGCGACGGGGTGAGGTCGCCGTTCTCGACGCTCAGGTTGCGTTCCAGGATGGTGAACCGTTTGACTGTCTCCCAGCGGCCGAGGGCGGAGTTGAGCTCGGTGACGTAGCCGTCGACGGCGGCCTGCACCTGCGGTGAGCGCACCAGGTCGGCGTGGGTCTCGCCGGTGACCCCGTTGGCGGTCGCCCAGGTGCGCACAGCGACCGGGTCGAGGTCGATCAGCGCGGTGACGTAGTTGCGGCCGTCGCCGTAGACCACCATCTGCGCGGAGAGCGGGCAGATCGCGGCGAACCGGGTCTCGATCGCCTGCGGCGCGACGTACTTGCCGCCGGAGGTCTTGAACAGGTCCTTCTTCCGGTCGGTGATCTTCAGCGAGCCGCGGGCGGTGATCTCGCCGATGTCGCCGGTGGCCAGCCACTCGCCGAGCGGATCGAAGCCGTGGTAACCGTCCATCAGCCCGGGACCCTTGATCAGGATCTCGCCGTCCTCGGCGATCCGGACCTCGGTGCCGGGCAGTGGCAGGCCGACGGTGCCGTACTCCAGGTGGTCCGGGCGGTTGACGAAGGCGCCGGCCGAGGTCTCGGTCAGCCCGTACCCCTCCAGGATGGGCAGGCCGAGAGCGTCGAAGAACTCGCAGATGTCCGCCGACAGCGCGGCCGAACCGGACAGGAAGAAGCGCAGCCGCCCGCCGAACCGCGCGCGTACCTTGCTCAGCACCAGCCTGTCGGCGATCTTGTGTTGCAGCGCGAGCCCGGCGGGCACCGGATCGCCGTTGCGGCGGGTCCGGGCGGCCTTGCGGCCGACACCGACGGCCCAGTCGAAGAGCCGGGCCTTCACCCCGCCGTCCTTGTGCGCGGCGGCGAGCACGCCGGCATGCACCTTTTCGAAGATCCGGGGTACGGCGGGCATGACGACCGGTTTGACCACGGGCAGGTTCGTGATGATCCGGGTCACGTCGCCGTCGATCACCGTAGGGTGGCCGATCGCGATCTGGGCGGCGCCCAGCGCCTTGCCGAACACGTGCGCGAGCGGCAGCCACAGATAGCCGAGGTCGTCCGGGCCGACCAGGTCGACGGCCTGCGTCGCGGTGGCCTGGTAGATCCAGCAGCGGTGCGGCAGGCGTACGCCCTTGGGCCGCCCGGTCGTGCCGGAGGTGTAGATCAACGTGGCCAGCTGGTCGGTGGTGACCGCGACCGTCGCCTTGGTGACCGCTTCGGCGGGCAGGGTCCGGCCCCGTTCCCGCAGGTCGGCGAGGGTGAGCGCACGCGGGTCAGAACCGTCCATCAGGATCACGTGCTCGACCGCCGAGCCGGTGACCTTGTCCAGGTGCTCGACGCTCTCCACCACGGCGAACCGGCTGCCCGAGTCGGCGAGGATGTGCGTGACGTCCTCGATCGACGAGGTCGGGTAGATCGTGGTGGTCGCCCCGCCGGCGCACATGACGCCGAGGTCGACATGGATCCACTCGATCCGGGTGCCCGACATGATCGCGACCCGGTCCTCCGGGCGCAGGCCGAGGGCGAGCAGGCCGGCGGCGATCTCGGTGGCGACCCGGCCGGCCTCCGCCCAGGTCTGCGACTGCCAGCCACCGTCCGTTGTGGGCCACCGGTACGCCTCCGCGTCCGGTGTGCGGGCGATCCGGTCGAGCAGTAACGCGCCGACCGAGGGCGGGGCGGACAGTTGCGCTTGTTCCCAGGCGGCTTGCTCGCTCATCGGGCCTCCGTCATAGTGAACCTTTTTCAACCTGGCATCAGGCCGAAGGCATCCGGCCGCTCGGCAACCTGCGGGCCGCACGGCCCTGGCCACGTTGAAAAGTTCAGTGATCGCCGTCACAACGTGCCGACAGAGTACGTCCATCCCTCGGATGACGGAACCGTTGAAACAGCGCCATGGAGTAACGTCATGACGCCGCGGTCCCGCGGTAGTCAGGCAGGGTCGTGATGAGCCAGCGCAGCCACCGCATCGATGTGCCGGCCGGGCTCCACGCGCCCGGCGAGGCCCGCCATCAGGTCACCGACTCGCTGCGCGCCTGGGGTTACGACGACGCCCGCTGGCTGGACGCCGTTTCCGTCATCACCAGCGAACTCGTCACCAACGCCGTGCAGCACGGCAGCGGCGACTCGGTGCCGATCACGGTGATCGCGCAGGGCCGGTCGGTGCTGCTGTCGGTCGCCGACAACTCCGCCGTGGTTCCGCAGCGGCGCCGGCCCGACGATCGCGGCGGCCGGGGACTGATGCTGATCGACGCCCTCTCGACGCGGTGGTATGTGCAGGACGACGGCGGCGGCAAGTGCGTGCACGTGGAGCTTCAGCCCTACCCCGGGGAGGTCGCCTCGTGAGGATCAACCGGCAGCAGGACGCGGACACCGTACGGGTGGAGCTTCAGGGCGAACTCGACCTGGCCAGCAGCGGCGGCGTCCGCACGCACCTGGAGCAGGTGGTGCACGAGATGCGTCCCCGGCGCATCCTGGTCGACATGGGCGGGGTCACCTTCTGCGACTCCACCGGCCTGGAGGCGCTGATCTGCGTGCGCGACGTCGCCACCGAGCACGGGACCGCCCTGCAACTGATCAACGTGCACGGCGTCGCCCTGATCACGCTGCAGATCACCGGTGTGTTCCCGCTGCTGGTGGCGGAGCCCGACGCCGAATGACGCCTCGCGAGCGCCCGACCTGGCTGGTCGTCGTTCTGGTCGCGGTGACGTACATGATCGGCGCCCAGATGGCGTTCGTCGTCTTCGACGCCACCTCGATCGTGGTGCTGTTCCTGCCCTCCGGGATCACCCTGTCCGCCCTGCTGCTGTGCCCCACCCGGCAGTGGCCCTGGATCCTGCTGACCGTCGCGGTCACCGAGATCGCCGTGGACCTCTCGCACGGTCTGCTGCTCGCGTCCGCGTTCGGTTTCGCGCTGGCCAACACCGCCGAACCACTGACCGGGGCGCTGCTGCTGCGCCGCGTCGTGCCCGGTTACGTCGACCTGGTCCAGCGCAGGCACCTGCTCGCGTTCCTGGGCTGCTGTGTCGTCACCGGCCCGCTGGTCGGCGCCCTGATCGGCGGCACCACCATCGCCGCCGACCAGGACCGGGGGTGGATCGAGTCGTTCCTGCCGTTCTGGGCCGGCGACGCCACCGGGGCGCTGACCGTCGCCGGGACCGTCCTGTCCTGGCGGCACCGGCCGGCGCCCGGCCGGGCGTCCGCCGCCCGCTGGGTCCTGGCTCTGCTGCTCACCGTGGCGGTGACCGCCTTCAGTTTCTGGCCGCAGCACCTGCCGCTGTTCTACCTGCCGCTGCCGTTGCTGTTCTATTTCGGGTTCCAGCAGCGGCTCGCGGTCACGATGAGCGCCGGCCTGGCCATGACGGTCACGGCGAACGTGATGACCAGTCTCGGGCACGGGCCGTGGGCGGCGCTGCAGGGGCCGGTCGCGTTCAAGACCGCCACCCTGCAGCTGTTCCTGGCCGTCGCCGTGGTCGGCGCCTGCCTGCTCACCGTCGGGGTGGCCGAACGCGACAGCGCCCGTTCCGACACTTACGCCGAACGCGCCGCCCGGCAGCGGATCGCCGCGGTGCAGTCGCTGACCGCGCAGCTCGCCCGGGCGCCCACGTCGGCGGCGATCGCGCGGGCGCTCGTACACGGCAACCTGCTCGGCGAGCGGTGCACCGTGGCCGTCGCCGACGCGGAGGCGGACGCCGAGGAGCTGCTCGTGCACACCGCCGACCAGGGTGAACCCCGATCGGTGCCGCTGTCCGGGGCCGGGGTGCCGGCCCGGGCGGTACGGACCGGGCGCCCGGCCGTCGACGACGACCCGGCCGAACTCGGGGTGCCGGTCGTCGACGGTGACGGGCCGGTGCTCGGCGCGCTCGGTTTCGGGTTCCGGCCGGGCACCGTGATCGACGCCGACACGGTCGCTTTCGCGCAGACCCTGGCCGACCTCACGGCGCAGGCCCTGCGCCGGGCCCGGCTCTACGAGCGCGAGGTCAGCGCGGCGCGCCAGCTGCAGCAGGCGCTGCTTCCGGCGTACGTCTCCGAGCTCCCCGACGTCCGGGTCGACGCCGGCTACCGCCCCGCCGACCTCACCCACGATGTCGGCGGGGACTGGTACGACGTGTTCCCCCTGCCCGGTGACCGGATCGGCTTCGCCGTCGGCGACGTCGTCGGCCACGACCTCGCCGCCGCTGCCGCGATGGCCCGGCTGCAGTCGATCCTGCGCGTGCTGGCCCAGTCGGCGCCCGGCCCGGCCGAGGTGCTCGCCGGCCTGGACGACGCCAGCGCCCTGATCCACGGCGCCCGCATGTGCACGGTCGGCTACGCCGACTACCACCCGCCGACCCGGCAGCTGCGGTACGCCTGCGCCGGGCACCCGCCGCCGCTGCTGGTCACCGGCGGCCACGGCGAATATCTGTGGGAGGGCCGGTCCATGCCGGTGGCGGTGGAGCCGGATACGCGGTCGGGCGCCGAGGTGGTGGTGCCGGCCGGCGCGCACCTGATCTGGTACACCGACGGCCTGGTCGAACGCCGCCACGAGTCGATGTACGTCGGACTGGACCGGCTGGCCGCGACGGCCGGCGCGCTGGTCCGCGAGGGCGCCGGCGAGCCGTGCCGGGAGCTGCTCGCCCGGATGGCCCACACCGGCCCGGCCACCGACGACACCGTGGTCCTCTGGATCAGCTTCTAACTCTCAGGTCCCCGCCCGCGCCGCCGATGCAGTGGTCCGGAAGGCCCGCGTTCACGGGCCCCTGACGAGCGGAGCGAGCATTGAACAGGCCTGAGGAGCGTTGGTTCGGTGTGGGACGCAGCGTGCTGGCGGACCCCGCTGAAGCCGGGGCGCAGGCCTGCCGGGAGGCGCTCGGCGGTCGTCAGGCGACCATGCTGATCGTCTTCGCCTCGCTGTCGCACTCGACGCCGGAGATGGCCGCCGCGGTGCACGCCGCCGCCGGTGGGGACGTGCTGATGATCGGCTGTTCCACGTCCGGTGAGTTCACCACCGACGGGCGCGGCGCCGGCGTGATCGTCAACGCGCTCGGCGGGCCGGGCTTCACCGCCTCGGTGCGCGCGGTCCCGCACCGCAGCATGGACCTGTACGACGCCGGGGTGACCGCCGCCGGCGGCCTCGACGACATCGACGCCGAACACCGGGTGGTGCTGCTGCTCGGCGACGGCCGCAGCGGTGACCAGCAGGAGATGGTGCGTGGCGCGTACGAGGTGGCCGGCGCCCAGGTCCCACTG is part of the Actinoplanes sp. NBC_00393 genome and harbors:
- a CDS encoding AMP-dependent synthetase/ligase; this encodes MSEQAAWEQAQLSAPPSVGALLLDRIARTPDAEAYRWPTTDGGWQSQTWAEAGRVATEIAAGLLALGLRPEDRVAIMSGTRIEWIHVDLGVMCAGGATTTIYPTSSIEDVTHILADSGSRFAVVESVEHLDKVTGSAVEHVILMDGSDPRALTLADLRERGRTLPAEAVTKATVAVTTDQLATLIYTSGTTGRPKGVRLPHRCWIYQATATQAVDLVGPDDLGYLWLPLAHVFGKALGAAQIAIGHPTVIDGDVTRIITNLPVVKPVVMPAVPRIFEKVHAGVLAAAHKDGGVKARLFDWAVGVGRKAARTRRNGDPVPAGLALQHKIADRLVLSKVRARFGGRLRFFLSGSAALSADICEFFDALGLPILEGYGLTETSAGAFVNRPDHLEYGTVGLPLPGTEVRIAEDGEILIKGPGLMDGYHGFDPLGEWLATGDIGEITARGSLKITDRKKDLFKTSGGKYVAPQAIETRFAAICPLSAQMVVYGDGRNYVTALIDLDPVAVRTWATANGVTGETHADLVRSPQVQAAVDGYVTELNSALGRWETVKRFTILERNLSVENGDLTPSLKLRRRIVEQRNAHLLDKLYTG
- a CDS encoding ATP-binding protein — translated: MSQRSHRIDVPAGLHAPGEARHQVTDSLRAWGYDDARWLDAVSVITSELVTNAVQHGSGDSVPITVIAQGRSVLLSVADNSAVVPQRRRPDDRGGRGLMLIDALSTRWYVQDDGGGKCVHVELQPYPGEVAS
- a CDS encoding STAS domain-containing protein, with translation MRINRQQDADTVRVELQGELDLASSGGVRTHLEQVVHEMRPRRILVDMGGVTFCDSTGLEALICVRDVATEHGTALQLINVHGVALITLQITGVFPLLVAEPDAE
- a CDS encoding SpoIIE family protein phosphatase — encoded protein: MTPRERPTWLVVVLVAVTYMIGAQMAFVVFDATSIVVLFLPSGITLSALLLCPTRQWPWILLTVAVTEIAVDLSHGLLLASAFGFALANTAEPLTGALLLRRVVPGYVDLVQRRHLLAFLGCCVVTGPLVGALIGGTTIAADQDRGWIESFLPFWAGDATGALTVAGTVLSWRHRPAPGRASAARWVLALLLTVAVTAFSFWPQHLPLFYLPLPLLFYFGFQQRLAVTMSAGLAMTVTANVMTSLGHGPWAALQGPVAFKTATLQLFLAVAVVGACLLTVGVAERDSARSDTYAERAARQRIAAVQSLTAQLARAPTSAAIARALVHGNLLGERCTVAVADAEADAEELLVHTADQGEPRSVPLSGAGVPARAVRTGRPAVDDDPAELGVPVVDGDGPVLGALGFGFRPGTVIDADTVAFAQTLADLTAQALRRARLYEREVSAARQLQQALLPAYVSELPDVRVDAGYRPADLTHDVGGDWYDVFPLPGDRIGFAVGDVVGHDLAAAAAMARLQSILRVLAQSAPGPAEVLAGLDDASALIHGARMCTVGYADYHPPTRQLRYACAGHPPPLLVTGGHGEYLWEGRSMPVAVEPDTRSGAEVVVPAGAHLIWYTDGLVERRHESMYVGLDRLAATAGALVREGAGEPCRELLARMAHTGPATDDTVVLWISF